Part of the Chthoniobacterales bacterium genome is shown below.
GCGGTCTGTAAATTCGGGAAGTTAGGAGTTTCTTCACCCTTATCAGCAGCGGATAAATCGACGCTGAAAGGGAGACTCCTGTTGCTTCAGCGGAAGTGTCAGCATTTTCGACTGCTGGGCAGATTCAAAAAGCGCTAGCAGGACTTCCAGACCCGGAAGGACCGTTGCGGCGTCGAGGCGGCAAGGCTGGTCGCTTTCCAAGGCTTGCAGAATATCAATCAACGCGCGGTCCACATACAGATTCGGCTCCGTCGCCCCGTGGTGAAAATTATCGTCGCTGTTGAGAACAGTGACGGAGGAATCGTCCTTGAAACGTGCCCGGGCCATCCCCTCCTCATTGGCCAATGGCGATAGGCGAAGTTCGACGAAACCGTATTCCCCGTCGATCCGAATGATCGGCAGCCGCGCCGCAAAATATTTTCCAGCTTCGAGGATCATGCGGCAGCCATCGGAAAAATGAACCGTACCGACAATTTGGGTCTCAACCGGGACGCCTTGGTAAGAGTCATCCGACCACTCCACCGCACCCAAAACTCGAACAGGTTGACGATCGAACGGCACATTCAGCAAGTTCAGGGCGGCATCAATCAGGTGAGGGCCAAAGTTGATCACTTCATTCCCCGGCTGGCTAACCTGTACACTGGTCACGCTTCCGATGCGACCAGACGCCAGTGCTTCCCTGACCCATTCAAAAGGTCTGCCATAGCGGCGCTGGAAATTGACGAAAAGTCGGGCACCCGCCGCCTCGGCGGCCTGGATCATGCGGTGGGCCGATCCCATCGAAATGGCGAACGGCTTTTCAACCCAGATCGCCCTTGCTCCGACTTCCAAGGCGGCCAACACCATCGCCTCGCGATCTGGAGGAAATGCGCAAATACTAACAAATTCCGGACACTCCTCTGCCAAGAGACTGCGGTAGTCTTGGTAGCCTCGAAGGCCCGCGAATTCCGTAGTAAAGTCTTCTAGGTTTTTTTCACTTCGGCTAGCTGCAGCCACGAGTTGGATACGTTTCCCGACGGTGCTCATGGCGCGAGCGTGTGCGTAGGAAATGGAATGGACCCCTCCGCGCTGGGGACCCGAGGGGCCACAACCGATGATGGCGGCACGCATGGTTAGTTGTTCCCCTTCCAATCAATGACAGCCGAGAAAATGCGGCGTTCGAGCAACCCAGCATAGGCCGAAGGCGCATCCTGCCACGGGAAAATCTGGTCCACGAAATTTCGGGGAATCAATCGTCCCGCGCGGATATGCTCAACGACGCGTTGACGTTCCTCTATGCCCCGATCTCGCGGGGTGATCAGAAGCGCTGCTTCGCCTGGAAGACAGGTATCCGGTTTCCACGAAATAGGCTCAAGATAATTGGCTTGGAAGACCAACCGGGGCCAGTCGCCCCCGTAAAAGCGAATCGGTTCCACCTTGTATTCCTTCGCATAGTTTTGGGGCTTTTTGCGCAATAGCTTGAAGGCCATTTCCACTCCGGGGATCGAGCCAGACGCTTCCACGACAATGTCGGCACCACCGTTACAAATCGTTAGGATGCGATCCAGCGTATCCGGTTCCTTGGGTGAAACGGCATAGGCCGCACCGTTGCGGAGCGCACGCTCCAAGCGGCTGGCTTCGAGATCTACGACAATCACCCGGCAGCCGTGAACGCCCAGCCACGCAGCCGAGAACGCTCCGATGACGCCCTGGCCTATGACCACCGCCGTTTCGCCCGGCTTGGGAACAGCCGCTTCAGCGCCGCGAAGCCCGATGCTTGCGACCTCCGCCATTACATAATCGAGAGGATTCGCGTCGTCAGGCAGGAGCACTGGTCGGTCTTCTCCCACAGTGGTGATCACCTGATGGCTGGCCTGCCCGCCCCACATGGAGTTGGTGGCTTCAAAAGGCACCGGATTGCGGGAGCTAACCAGATCGCCAACCCGCCATCCGCTTGCTTTGTCCCCAACTGCGATCACTCTTCCAACAGAGCTGTAACCTGGAATAAATGGAAATTTATCAGCCGCACCATAGTGACCAGCCAATGTCCGTAATTCGGTTCCTGGCGAAATCGCTGAATAGATGGTTTCGGTCACGATCTCGTCGGAGGCGCACACTTTCAAGCGTGCGGTTCCAATGCCTACCTTATTGATTTCTTCAAATAGGACGACGTTTGCAGTATTTGTCATATCAAGAAATTTAGGCTCTCGGTTCCGATATAAACAACGGCCATAATTCGGCTATTACTTCCACTTTTCGGTTGTGACTGCCCGGTCTTCGGGCGTGAATTAGGGGATGCACCCCATTTCCCTCAACTGCCAAGCGTCACTAGAACGGTCATGGCTTGAGATGCTTCGAGAGCATCCTCTGAATTTTGTGTGTAGCTGGCGCGCGAAGACTTCGAGCTATTTCCCGATGCATTCCCATCCAGTGATCGAGATGGTCTATCACCCGCGTGGATCGGGAGTCACTACCCTTGAAGGCGGCAGGAAGATTGCGTTTGAGGCGCATGGCACGGTGATCTATCCCGCGTGTGTTCGGCACGACCAGCAGATGTTCACGCTTGGAGATGATATCTGCATTCATCTCGAAGATCCCTATTTCAGAACAGAAGGAACAACGTTTCCAGAAGCCATTTACATTCCACCTGGCGGGGGCCAGTCTCGGCGGGCCGACCCCTATGTGCGGACCGAGTTCCTCCACTTGGCTTGGGTTCGGGCGGATGCGAGCCGGCAATTGGAACTTAGCTTTCGGGTCTCTGCCTTGGTTGCCCGTCTGTTGCAGCTGAAGCAGCCATTGGCCCAGAAGATACCTCCAACGTTACCGGAAGTTTACTTAACTCGCGCAAGGCAACACATTGCCGAAAATTACGGGGATATCCGTTCCGTTGCGGAAGTCGCGAAGCATGTCGGAATCAGCGTGGATTATCTCCGCCATCTGTTCGCAGAACATGGTGCCACAAGCATCAACCGGCTCTTGAATCAAACGAGACTCGAACGAGCCAAGGAGCTCCTGATTCATTCCCAACTGCCGATAAAGGAAATCGCAAGATTGTCCGGCTTCGAGACGGAACGCTATTTATGCACCCGCTTCAGAAAGCTCACTGGCACCAGTCCTGGGGCGTTTCGTCTCCAAGCCACAAAGACGTTTAGCTATACTCACCAATGACGCAATAATTTCACTAATCTGTAGAATGGTAACGCATGGGAGGTGCCTCTAGAAAGCCTGCGCCGTTATAGAGATTGGTGTTCGGATTGCTAACCCAGCCATAGCGGACCGCGATCGGAACGAGAACATTGGCAGACCAGACGATCACGTCGGCCCCATCAATGACGGCATCGGCCCAGACCCATTTACGATCTGGACCGCAGATGGAAAAGCCTTCCAACTGACTTTGCGGGCTGTTAGGAACCAATAGGGCGAATCTCCCTTCGGCATTGTTAACAATATAAGTGGGTACCATTTCCAGCGTCGACGACATCCTTTCGCTCTGGCCCGACCTCTGGGAGCGCGTGCAACCTTCCCGCGCCGCCGCGTGCGCCGTCGATCTCGCCCTCTGGGATTGGCTCGCGAATTCCCGGTCCATCACCTTCGCCGAACACCTCTGGAACGAACCCGCGCGCCGGTCACCAGTTGCGTCACCCTGGGACTCTCAGAACTCGACGCCAAACTGGCCGAACTCGCCGGATTTCCCCTCATTAAAATCAAACTCGCCCGCGAAAATCCGCTCGCGCTCGTCACCCTACCTCGTGGTCGATACCAACGCCGCTTGGGACGCCCCGTTTCTCGCCCAGATCGCCCCGCAACTCGCCGCACTCGACGTAGGATTCATCGAGCAACCACTCCCGCCCGCGGCTGATTTTGCCCCCACTCCGCTGCCCATTTCCGCCGACGAAAGTTGCGTCAACCCCGAGGACATCGACCGGCTCCCCGAGGTGTTTTCCGGGTTCAACATCAAACTTGTCGCCCGCAACCTCCGCACCATGACCGGCTGCATGTTGGAAAGCAGCATCCTCATTTCCGCCGACTTCGCCATCGCTCAACGCACCGACTACCCCGACCTGGACAGCGATTGGGTTTCCCCATGATTTCCTCCGTAGAGATCCTCCATCTCCAGCCCCGGCACATTTTTCGCATCAGCCGTGGAGCCAAAGCCGAAGTCCGAAACGTCATTTTCAAACTTTCCCATGCAAGTTGCATCGGACTCGGCGAGGCGTCGCCCAACGCCTTCTACCACGAAACCGCCGACGACGTGGCGACCCGACTTGCATCGTTATCGAGCTGGCTCGCAGGCATCACCATTTCCAATGCCGACGACATCATTTCGCTCTGGCCCGCCATCTGGCAGCGCGTGCAACCCTCCCGCGCCGCCGCCTGCGCCGTCGATCTCGCCCTCTGGGATTGGCTCGCGCAAACGAAGTCCGTCACGCTTCCCGAACTTCTCTGGAACGAACCCGCGCGCCCAGTGGTGAGTTGCGTCACCCTCGGACTCTCCGACCCCGCCGAACTCGCCGCCAAACTGGCCGAACTCGCCGGATTTCCGCTGCTGAAGATCAAGCTCAATCGCGAGAATCCATTGGAACTCGTCTCAAAAATCCGTGAGCGGACTTCCAGCCGATTGGTCGTCGATGCCAACGCCGCCTGGGACGCCCCGTTTCTCGCCCAGATCGCCCCGCAACTCGCCGCACTCGGCGTCGAATTTATCGAGCAACCGCTCCCGCCCGGCGCTGACTTCGCCACGACTCCCCTGCCCATTTTCGCCGACGAAAGCTGCGTCATCCCCGAGGACATCGACCGGCTGCCCGAGGCATTTTCCGGGTTCAACATCAAACTCGTGAAATGCGGCGGCATCACCCCCGCGCTGGAAATGTTGCGCCGAGGACAACAGCGCGGACTCCGCACCATGACCGGCTGCATGTTGGAAACTAGCGTCCTCATTTCCGCCGGCTTCGCCATCGCCCAACGCACCGAATACGCCGACCTCGACGGCGCCTGGCTCCTCCAATCCGAGCCCTTCGGCCGCGTGAAATTCAGCCACGGAATCCTCACCCTTTCCTAAATCCGGATTTCCTGATTTCCTGATTCCTCCATGAATCTCCTCACCTGCGATCTTCCCGGCATCACGAAACTGCGCAGCGGCAAAGTCCGCGAAGTCTTTGATCTCGGCGAGCAATTGCTTATCGTGGCGACGGACCGCATTTCGGCCTTTGACTGTGTGTTTCCCGACGCGATTCCGGGTAAGGGTGAGGTGCTCACGCAGCTCAGCCGCTGGTGGTTCGAGCAGTTTCCTAACATTGCGAATCACTACATCTCCGCCGACGGGGATGAGTTTCCAGCGGAGTTGCATCCTTATCGCGAGATGCTGGCCGGGCGCTCGATGTTAGTTAAAAAAACCAGTCCACTTCCAGTCGAATGCGTTGTGCGCGGCTACCTCGCCGGTTCGGGCTGGAAGGAATACCAAATCTGCCGCACGGTCGGCGGCCACGCGGCTCCCATCGGAATGCAGAATGCGGACATTTTGCCCGCGCCACTTTTCACGCCATCGACCAAGGCCGATGAAGGTCACGATGAGAATATTAGTTGGGATCGTTGTGTGGAAATTCTCGGTGCTAACATTGCGCAAAAGGTGCGGGATGCCAGCATCGCGCTCTACACGAGAGGCCGCGACATCGCCGCTGCGAAGGGGATTATCATTGCAGACACGAAGTTTGAATTTGGGATGCTGGGAGACGAGGTGATCTTAATTGACGAATGCCTCACGCCCGATTCCTCGCGCTTCTGGCCGGCAGATTCGTATCAGCCGGGCTCGAATCCGCCGAGCTACGACAAACAATTCGTCCGCGACTATCTGGAGACTCTCGACTGGGACAAAACTCCGCCCGCGCCATCGCTGCCTGCGGAGGTGATCGCGAAGACAGCGGAAAAATATCGCGAGGCCTTTGAGAGGCTGACGCGATGAGTCTTCGGGAGCGCACGCGTCCCGCGTGTTCTTTGAGGTGTCTCGCCTCAAAGCTCGTCCAATGCCACCGGGCGGGACGCCCGCTGGATGCACGCGAGACGCGTGCGCTCCCCTAGCCATGCAAGAGGACATCGACGACTTCCTGCTCTTTCTCGCGGTCGAGCGTGGGCTCTCGACTAACTATCAACTAACCATTCGCATCTCACTCGAGCGGTTTGTTAGCTGGCTCCAGAAGAACACCAAGGTGACGGCGTTTTCGGAAGTGAACCTCGACCACATCACCGAATATCTGGCGCATCGCAAACGGAGCGGATTGGCGGCGGGTTCGATCAAACTCATCATCGTGGCGTTGCGGATTTTCTTTCGGTTTTTGGTGAAGGAGAAACGCGTGAAAGCCGACATCGCAGGCGTGCTGCCGCTGCCTCGACTCACGCGGTTTCTCCCGGAGACGTTGAATGAAATGCAAGTCGAGAAGTTGCTCGACGCGCTGCCGACTAACCATCCTTCGGCGTTGCGTGAGCGCGCGATGATCGAGCTGCTTTACGCCAGTGGATTGCGCGTGTCCGAGCTGGTGAATGCGCGTCTGGAGAACATCAATCTGGAGGAAGGCTGGATCCGCGTGATCGGTAAGGGCGACAAGATGCGGCTCGTGCCCGTCGGCAAACGCGCGCTGGAGGCGATCCAGAATTATCTAACCGTGGAGCGTCCGCGCGTGGTCGGGAAAAAGACGGGCAGCGAGATTTTTCTGAACCGTCGCGGTGGCAAACTAACCACGGTGCGCATCTGGCAGATCGTGAAGCAATCGGCGAAGTTTGCCGGCATCGACACGAATGTTTATCCGCACTTGTTGCGGCACTCCTTCGCGACGCATTTGTTAGGAAATGGAGCCGACTTGCGCATCATTCAAGAGATGTTAGGTCACGCCGATATAGCCACGACTCAGATCTACACGCATGTGGATCGCGACCACTTGAAATCGATCCATCGCAAGTTTCACCCGCGAGGTTAGTCGATGTCCCATTGCCAGGTGTGAAGACAGATGCCTCTCGCGCCGCAGTATTCTTTGTTTCGGTAGAGCGCGTTGTTTAACAAGCCGGTGGCGGGGTTGATGGAAGTCCCCAGATCGAGCCAGTCGCGTTGCCAGCCGGGCATCTGGCAGGCCTCGAGATCGAGCCGGAGAAACAGGTAATCGTTACTGCTGGATTCGGTGCGGAAGACGTACTGGCAGCGCAGGACGTTGTCAAAGAGATAGAAGAGCTGCCCGCCAGCCAGGCGGCCATCGCGCCGGGCCACGAGGAGCCGGATGGATTCGGGAAACGCCTCTTGCAATCGGGTGATTTCCTCCAGGCTGTGCACGGGGCGGCTGCCGTGGCGTCGCTCCAGAAAACGCTCCAACTCGGGCCAGACGAGGGCGAGATTTTTCTCCTCGGTGAAGACGTAAGGATGCCGATTGCTGGCGCTGCGCACGGCGCTCCGGCGGTGACGCGAGAAAAAGTCCGCCATGTTTTTCCCGCGCAAATGGATCATCGCGGTGAGCTTGCCCGGGAGGCGGCGCGCGCCGAGTTTTTCCAAGACATAGAGGGTTTCATCGTGAGGCTGGGAGGCGTAGGGATACGGCGGGGCGGCGTAGATCAGGCGGGTCCAGCCGTGGGATCGCATCCGCTCAGCGAGGAGAGAAAAGATGGTTTCGATGTCTTCCAGAGAGCAGGAATAGGCGACGATCAACCCGGCAAAGGGCAGGCCGCCGTGGCTGCGAAGTTCGTTTCCCTCGCAGTGCGCGGGCAGGACGGCGATGACGTTTCCCTTGCGGTTGCGGAAGAGGAACGAGGCATCGTGAAAACGCTCGCTGTGATAGTCGAGGTAAGCGCGGCGAAACCAAAAAGCGCCGTTGCGCGCCGCATCGATGCAGCGATCCCATTCATCTTGCAGCGCGGGCTGGTAGGGGGTGATCCCGCTCAAACTCCGCTCTTTTTGAGCCAACAAATTCATCAGCAGGATTCTGGGAGAAACGCCTTTTTATCGACCGCAGGCACACCGGCGACGAGACGATGATCGGCGACATCTTTCAGCACCACGGCCCCGGCGGCCACATAGCTGCCGGTGCCGATGCGGAGGTCTTCCACGACGGTGGCTCCGATGCCGATGATCGCGCCGCGTTGCAGATGGACGCCGGAAGCGAGCGAAGCCGAGGGGCCGATGATGACGTAATCGCCGATCTCGCCATCGTGCCCGAGGGTGACTCCGCGATTGAGATAGGTAAACCGGCCGACCCGCGTGTGGGGCGCAACGATGGTGCCTGCGCCGACAAAGACGCCCTCCTCGAGGATGGCCATCGGCGAGACGCAGGCCGTTTGATGAATCAATGGGGGGAAGTGGAGGTCGAAGCGTTGCTGGAGTTCCCGCACCAGCGACTCGAGCTTCGGACCGCGAAACCCAGCGACGGCGGTTTCATGGGAGTTAGGTTGAAATGTGGAGAGCCATTCTACTTGCACCCGGTGGTCGAGGCCCTGGCGCTGCAGCCAGTCTTCGTAACGGGCAATGCGGTCCTCCACTCGCTGGCCGGGCGGGCTCGCGGGTTCCTCGATGTTTCTCACCAGTCGCGTGAGAATGCCGCCGACGGAGTGAATCGCATCCACGTAATCGCCAAAGAGCGGATGGGTGCCAAAGAGGACAAAGGGCGCGGGCATGGGACTTAGATGGAAATGGGTTCCCGGCCATAGCTGCCGTGGCCGGGGAGGAGTCGCAGGCGACTGCGGAAATCAGCAGGCGACATGATTTTTCTCCTGTGGATGCGGGCCAGCGAATGGACGCGCTCGACGAGGCTGAGATTGGTGGCGGGTTGCTGGCGGGCTTGGTCAAAAAATAGATTATCCTCCAATCCCACGCGCACGCCACCGCCGAGGGCGATGCCCAGAGCGTTGGCCGGGAGCTGCACGCTGCCGATGCCGCCCAGTGACCAAAGCGCTCCCGGCGGCAGTTGGCCGAGCAGGAGCCCGAGAACGCCCGGCTCGCATTGCGCGCTGGCGATGTTTCCGAGGATGAGATTGATGTAACACGGGTCGTGGATGTTGCCGTGTTCACGCAGGTAGCGCAGGACGTTCATCATGCCGGTGTCAAAGATTTCGATTTCGGGAACAATGCCGTGCCGGAGCATTTCTGTGGCGAGACCGGTGAGAGTTTCCGGGGAGGTGATGCTGGCCTGGCGGGTGAAATTGAGCGAGCTGAGGGTGAGTGAGGCCAGGTCGGGTTTGGCGTTTCCGGTGAGGGTAAGCGGGAGGCGACGCGCGGCGAGCTCGGGTGAACGGCGGCCGCTACAGGAGACGCAGACGACGAGTTGGGGATCGATCTCGCGGATGCCGGAGACGAGTTCAGCATAGAAGCCGGTGTCGAGCGTGGGTTGTTGCGCGGCGTCGCGAACATGGACGTGGACCATGGTGATCCCGAGCTGCTGGACGGCGGCGATGTCGGCGAGGATTTCCTCGATGGTGACGGGCACATGCGGGTTGTCGGCCTTCGTGGGCAACATGCCAGTGGGAACGAAATTGAGGATGAGGTCCATCGGCGAGCCGTCAGTTTCAGGGGACACGGGGCTCATGCCAAAATATTTGGAGTTTGCACTCAAGATTTTCGCAGCCAGCGCCACCAACGGCTGCTGGAATCGGCGCGAACAGGCGGTTCGGCTTTCCGAGCTACTTCTTTGAGGCGGGTTTCGAGGGCTTTGACGCGTTTTTGCAGGCCGGAAATACTGCTTTTCTGGCTCCGGCGAAGCTCCAGTTCCTCGTGAGTGCGGCGAACGGCGTCGTTGTAGAGCGCGCGGGTGATTTTTTGCAGCCGCACCGCATCGCGCTGGGTCACATCGGTCTCGGGCGCGCCTTTTCCATGGGCGACGATTCGCCGCAGAGTGGCCGAAAAGACCGTGGCATGGTGCTTTTCATCGAAGTAGGCGCGGATCAATCTCGATTGGGTTTCGAGCCATTCGCGGTCATGGCATTTCTCCAAAATCGCGGCGAGTTCCTCCACGTCCTGCCAGTTTAGGGAACCGGCAGGCTTCGTAGCATCGACGCTCCCTGCGACGTTGGATTGATGAAGCAGGAGCGGTGTGCCGGAGGCGGCTACCTCGACGTCGGTCCTCGCACCGCCCATGGGAAACGACGAAATATAGAGGTCGCAGCGATGCTCCCAAAGCGCCTCGGCCACGGACGGCACCCAGGGCACATGGATGAACCGGTCTGCAGCGATTCCGTCCCTTTCCAGAATGGCGCTGATCGCACTCAAAGTCGTATCGGCCAGCGGGCCCAGATGCAGATGCCAGCCGCGCGTCGTCCGCAGGATGACTCCGACGGCATCCGGATAGCTCAGGAAATAGGGACGCTCGAATTTTTGCGGACGGCCGGAGCTGCCGGTGATGAGCGCCTCTTTTTCCAGAAATCCCACCGGACGAGGACCCGGATCGGGCGCGGTGAGCAGGAGCAATTCATAAGGAATCCCGAGGAAACGACTTTGCGACGCGCCGGAGGCATGGAGTTCGATAACTCTCATGCCCGGCAGATGGAGCCCAAAAGTGGGCATGTGATCGGAGTGATGCACCAGAAACCGGGTGCCAGCGAGCTCAGGCAGAGCGGCCGCGACAGGCAACGGATCCTTGGGGTGTTGAAACAAAAACAGCCGCGCCGGGCGCAACTCCAGCAGCCTTTCCAGCAAGCGCCGCACCGTTTCCGCAGGGCTCGATTGTTGGACGATCTCGACGCGATCCGGGGTGAAGCCGATTCTTTCCAGAGACCACTCGGGCAGCGGGCCAGCTTCGCGCCTATGGAAATTCGTGAGCAACAGCACGGGCTTCTCACCCGCGTCTTCCTGCAGAGCGGACACGAAATCACCGATCACCAGGGAATGCCCGCCGACTTGGGGCAGTTCCGTGGCCACATAGACGTCTGGCCCGTGGAAGGCACCATCCTCCCCCGCCAAGGGTGGCAAAGTGGCCCGGATTTCATTTCCCAGATGGTGCAGCGCCGCATCCGCCTCGGGATCGCCCACGGCATACGAACCAAACTCCGAGTGGCGCGAAAAATCCCGGATGCGCCGAGCCAACTTGGCCAGAGCCGCATCGCACTCGCTTTTAAGCGGATCTTCCATCT
Proteins encoded:
- a CDS encoding dipeptide epimerase yields the protein MISSVEILHLQPRHIFRISRGAKAEVRNVIFKLSHASCIGLGEASPNAFYHETADDVATRLASLSSWLAGITISNADDIISLWPAIWQRVQPSRAAACAVDLALWDWLAQTKSVTLPELLWNEPARPVVSCVTLGLSDPAELAAKLAELAGFPLLKIKLNRENPLELVSKIRERTSSRLVVDANAAWDAPFLAQIAPQLAALGVEFIEQPLPPGADFATTPLPIFADESCVIPEDIDRLPEAFSGFNIKLVKCGGITPALEMLRRGQQRGLRTMTGCMLETSVLISAGFAIAQRTEYADLDGAWLLQSEPFGRVKFSHGILTLS
- a CDS encoding helix-turn-helix transcriptional regulator; this translates as MHSHPVIEMVYHPRGSGVTTLEGGRKIAFEAHGTVIYPACVRHDQQMFTLGDDICIHLEDPYFRTEGTTFPEAIYIPPGGGQSRRADPYVRTEFLHLAWVRADASRQLELSFRVSALVARLLQLKQPLAQKIPPTLPEVYLTRARQHIAENYGDIRSVAEVAKHVGISVDYLRHLFAEHGATSINRLLNQTRLERAKELLIHSQLPIKEIARLSGFETERYLCTRFRKLTGTSPGAFRLQATKTFSYTHQ
- a CDS encoding 3-keto-5-aminohexanoate cleavage protein, which gives rise to MSPVSPETDGSPMDLILNFVPTGMLPTKADNPHVPVTIEEILADIAAVQQLGITMVHVHVRDAAQQPTLDTGFYAELVSGIREIDPQLVVCVSCSGRRSPELAARRLPLTLTGNAKPDLASLTLSSLNFTRQASITSPETLTGLATEMLRHGIVPEIEIFDTGMMNVLRYLREHGNIHDPCYINLILGNIASAQCEPGVLGLLLGQLPPGALWSLGGIGSVQLPANALGIALGGGVRVGLEDNLFFDQARQQPATNLSLVERVHSLARIHRRKIMSPADFRSRLRLLPGHGSYGREPISI
- the xerD gene encoding site-specific tyrosine recombinase XerD, whose translation is MQEDIDDFLLFLAVERGLSTNYQLTIRISLERFVSWLQKNTKVTAFSEVNLDHITEYLAHRKRSGLAAGSIKLIIVALRIFFRFLVKEKRVKADIAGVLPLPRLTRFLPETLNEMQVEKLLDALPTNHPSALRERAMIELLYASGLRVSELVNARLENINLEEGWIRVIGKGDKMRLVPVGKRALEAIQNYLTVERPRVVGKKTGSEIFLNRRGGKLTTVRIWQIVKQSAKFAGIDTNVYPHLLRHSFATHLLGNGADLRIIQEMLGHADIATTQIYTHVDRDHLKSIHRKFHPRG
- a CDS encoding phosphoribosylaminoimidazolesuccinocarboxamide synthase, producing MNLLTCDLPGITKLRSGKVREVFDLGEQLLIVATDRISAFDCVFPDAIPGKGEVLTQLSRWWFEQFPNIANHYISADGDEFPAELHPYREMLAGRSMLVKKTSPLPVECVVRGYLAGSGWKEYQICRTVGGHAAPIGMQNADILPAPLFTPSTKADEGHDENISWDRCVEILGANIAQKVRDASIALYTRGRDIAAAKGIIIADTKFEFGMLGDEVILIDECLTPDSSRFWPADSYQPGSNPPSYDKQFVRDYLETLDWDKTPPAPSLPAEVIAKTAEKYREAFERLTR
- a CDS encoding zinc-binding alcohol dehydrogenase — translated: MTNTANVVLFEEINKVGIGTARLKVCASDEIVTETIYSAISPGTELRTLAGHYGAADKFPFIPGYSSVGRVIAVGDKASGWRVGDLVSSRNPVPFEATNSMWGGQASHQVITTVGEDRPVLLPDDANPLDYVMAEVASIGLRGAEAAVPKPGETAVVIGQGVIGAFSAAWLGVHGCRVIVVDLEASRLERALRNGAAYAVSPKEPDTLDRILTICNGGADIVVEASGSIPGVEMAFKLLRKKPQNYAKEYKVEPIRFYGGDWPRLVFQANYLEPISWKPDTCLPGEAALLITPRDRGIEERQRVVEHIRAGRLIPRNFVDQIFPWQDAPSAYAGLLERRIFSAVIDWKGNN
- a CDS encoding Gfo/Idh/MocA family oxidoreductase gives rise to the protein MRAAIIGCGPSGPQRGGVHSISYAHARAMSTVGKRIQLVAAASRSEKNLEDFTTEFAGLRGYQDYRSLLAEECPEFVSICAFPPDREAMVLAALEVGARAIWVEKPFAISMGSAHRMIQAAEAAGARLFVNFQRRYGRPFEWVREALASGRIGSVTSVQVSQPGNEVINFGPHLIDAALNLLNVPFDRQPVRVLGAVEWSDDSYQGVPVETQIVGTVHFSDGCRMILEAGKYFAARLPIIRIDGEYGFVELRLSPLANEEGMARARFKDDSSVTVLNSDDNFHHGATEPNLYVDRALIDILQALESDQPCRLDAATVLPGLEVLLALFESAQQSKMLTLPLKQQESPFQRRFIRC
- a CDS encoding enolase C-terminal domain-like protein, producing MGTISSVDDILSLWPDLWERVQPSRAAACAVDLALWDWLANSRSITFAEHLWNEPARRSPVASPWDSQNSTPNWPNSPDFPSLKSNSPAKIRSRSSPYLVVDTNAAWDAPFLAQIAPQLAALDVGFIEQPLPPAADFAPTPLPISADESCVNPEDIDRLPEVFSGFNIKLVARNLRTMTGCMLESSILISADFAIAQRTDYPDLDSDWVSP